The sequence below is a genomic window from Streptomyces sudanensis.
GACCAGCGCGACCGTCAGGAGCGTGCCCTGCCACTGGGTGAGGCCGACCGTGCCGACGCCGGGGATCGGCAGCCACAGGATCGTCAGGCCCTGCATGACCATGACGCCGGCGGCGATCATCTGCGCCCCGAGCTTGATCAGCGCGTCGATCTCGAACTTGTCGTCGAGGACGCCCACCAGCCAGATCAGGGCGGCGCCGGAGAGCAGCGCGCGCGGCTCGTTGGAGAGCGCGAAGACGCTGTTCAGGCGGTCCAGGTGGTCCGCGACGAGCAGGCCCGCGCAGAGCCCGAAGAACATGGCGATGCCGCCGAGGCGCGGCGTGGGTTCTCGGTGCACGTCGCGCGCGCGGATCTCGGGCATCGCGCCCGCCGCGATCGCGAACTTCCGCACCGGTCCGGTGAGCAGGTAGGTCACCGCGGCCGTGATGCAGAGCGTCAGCAGGTAGTCACGCACGGGCTGCCCCACAGGAATCGCTGGCCATCTCAGCCCCACACCCTAGTCGCGCCGCCATCGTGGTGGAGACGCCCCGAGGGCGGCGCGCGGTTGCGTCCACGGCCCCTTCTACCCCCGATACGGGAGGAATCGCCCCGCCAGTTCCCGGGTCCGCGCGCGTACGGCGCCCGTGTCGGCGCCCTCGCGGAGCGCCTCCGCGAACAACCGCGCGACCTGCTCCATCTCCGCCGCGCCCATGCCCTGGGTGGTCACCGCGGCCGTTCCCAGGCGGATGCCGCGCCCGTCCTCGTGGGGCAGGGCGCAGGTGTCCACGACCAGGCCGGCCGCCGCCAGGCGGGCCCGGGCGGTGCGGCCGTCGACGCCGAGCGGGGCCGGGTCGGCGGTGATCAGGTGGGTGTCGGTGCCGCCGGTCGTCACCGCGAGGCCCAGTCCGCCCAGGAGCGCGGCCAGGAGGCGCGCGTTGGCGACGACCCGGTGGGCGTACGCGCGGAACGCCGGGGTCGCGGCCTCCCCGAAGGCGACGGCCTTGGCGGCGACGGTGTGCATCTGGGGGCCGCCCTGGGTGAACGGGAACACCGCCCGGTCGATCCGCTCCGCGAGGTCCGCCCCGCACAGCAGCAGGCCGCCGCGCGGCCCGCGCAGCACCTTGTGCGTCGTCGCGCACACCACGTCCGCGTACGGGACGGGGTTGGGCGCCGCTCCCCCGGCGACCAGCCCGGCGGGGTGGGCCGCGTCGACGATCAGGGCCGCCCCGACCTCGTCGGCGATGTCGCGGAACTCGGCGTGGTCCGGGTGGCGGGGGTAGGAGACCGAACCGCACACGATCGCCTTGGGCCGGTGCCGGCGGGCCAGGACGCGCACCTGGCGGTGGTCGACGAGCCCGCTCTCCGCGTCGACGCCGTAGGGGACGAAGTCGAACCAGCGGCCGGAGAAGTTCGCCGGCGACCCGTGGGTGAGGTGGCCGCCGTGGGCGAGGTCCATCGCGAGGACGGTGTCCCCGGGGCGCAGCAGCGCCGCGTACGCCGCCAGTACGGCGGAGGAGCCCGAGTGGGCCTGCACGTTCGCGTGCTCGGCGCCGAACAGGGCGCACGCCCGTTCCACGGCGAGCCGCTCGGCGGCGTCCGCGTACTCGCAGCCGCCGTGGTGGCGGCGGCCGGGGTAGCCCTCGGCGTACTTGTTGGCGAGGCGCGAGCCGAGCGCGGCGAGGACGGCGGGCGACGTGAAGTTCTCCGCGGCGATCAGCTGGAGGCCGTCCTCCTGCCGCCGCGCCTCCCCGGCCAGTACGTCGGCGATCTCGGGGTCCTGCCGGCGCAGCGCGTCGGCGTCCGGTCCGTAGGCGCCGTCCAGCGTCCTCCCGGCTCCAGCGGTGAGCGGCATCAGTGGCTCCAGGCGCTCCGGACGTGGGCGGCCCCCCGGCACTTCCACTGTAGGCCCGGGCCNCGCNGCCCGCCCNNCNGGCGGCTCNGCGGCCCGGCGGCCCGGCGGCCCGGCGGCGCNCGGGGACCCCGGTCAGGGCGGTCACCACCGGCTCCAGGGCCCGGTCGATCTCGTCGCCCACCGAGCGGAAGAACGTGAGGGGCGCGCCGTACGGGTCGTTCACCTCGTCGGCCTCCGCGCTCGGCGCCAGCAGCCAGCCGCGCAGCGCCGCGGCGGCCCGCACCAGCGCGTGCGCCCGGGCCACCACGCCCTCGGCCCGCGGATCGGGCAGCGTCGCGGGGTCTATCGCCCGTACGAGCCGGGTGAACTCCTTCAGGGTGAAGGTCCGCAGGCCCGCGCTGTGGCCCATCGAGATGACCTGGGCCCGGTGGTCACGGGTGGCCGTGAGCACCAGGTCGGCGCGGATGACGTGCTCGTCGATCAGTTCCCGGCCGACGAACCCGCTCGCGTCCGCGCCGAAGTCCGCGAGGACCGCCTCGGCGTTCGCCTCCATCGGCGCGCCCTCGTGCCCCCACGTGCCGGCGCTCTCCACGATCAGGCCGCACCCCGCCGGGTCGCCCACGCGGTCGCGCAGGGCGTGGCGGGTCAGCCGCTCGGTGATCGGCGAGCGGCAGACGTTGCCGGTGCTGACGTGGAGGATGCGGAACGTGCTCGCCGTGCCTATGCCGCGCCCCTCAGGGGGGGTCAACTGGCCACCTCGAGGTCGGGTACGACCTTGCGCAGCTCGTCCGCGGAGAGCGCGCCCGCCCGCAGCAGCACCGGCACGTCCCGCGTGACGTCGACGATCGACGACGGCACGATGCCCGGCGTCGGGCCGCCGTCCAGGTACACCGACACGGAGTCGCCGAGCATGCCCTGCGCGGCGTCGCAGTCCTCGGGCGCCGGGTGCCCCGTGAGGTTGGCGGAGGACACCGCCATCGGGCCGACGTCGGTGAGCAGTTCGATCGCCACGGGGTGCAGCGGCATGCGGATCGCGACGGTGCCGCGGGTGTCGCCCAGGTCCCACTGGAGGGACGGCTGGTGCCGGGCGACGAGGGTGAGGGCGCCCGGCCAGAACGCGTCGACGAGCTCCCACGCCTGCTCGGAGAAGTCGGTGACCAGGCCGTGCAGGGTGTTCGGCGAGCCGATGAGGACGGGCGTGGGCATGTTGCGGCCCCGGCCCTTGGCGTCCAGCAGGTCGGCCACGGCCTCCGGGCTGAAGGCGTCCGCGCCGATGCCGTAGACGGTGTCCGTCGGCAGCACGACGAGCTCGCCGCGGCGGACGGCGGACGCGGCCTCGCGCAGGCCCGTCGAACGGTCGGTCGCGTCGTTGCAGTCGTATCGCCGTGCCATCAGGGGGCCCTCCCAATTTCGGTCACTCGGTTCACCTCCGGGGCGCTCGGGGCCCCGTCGACGGCCGACCGCGCCCGGCCGGCCGTCCTCCGCGCCCCGCGCACGCTCCCGGACGGCGTCCGGGGGTGCTCCCACCCGCGCATGCGGGCGCCGCACGTGGTGGGTCCCGCCGCCGGCGCCGGCGTCATGGCGTCGCCTTGCGGGCCGTCGCGAAGCGGGGGCGGTTGTTCAGGTCGGGGTGGTCGGCGGCGTCCGTCCAGCCGGCCTCCTCGTTGAAGATCCACGGCACCTGGCCGCCCTGCGTGTCGGCGTGCTCGACGACGACGAGGCCGCCGGGGCGGAGCAGGCGGTGCGCGGTGCGCTCGATGCCGCGAATCACGTCCAGGCCGTCCTCACCGGAGAACAGCGCCATGTCGGGGTCGTGGTCGCGCGCCTCGGGCGCCACGTACTCCCACTCGGTGAGCGGGATGTACGGCGGGTTGGAGATGACCAGGTCGACCTGGCCGTCCAGCTCCGGCAGGGCCGTCAGGGCGTCGCCGTGGTGGACGGCGACCCTGCTCCCCTCGGCGTTGCGCCGGGTCCACACCAGGGCGTCCTCGGACAGCTCCACGGCGTGCACGCGGGAGCGCGGCACCTCCTGGGCGATGGCGAGGGCGATCGCGCCGGAGCCGGAGCACAGGTCGACGACGAGCGGTTCGACGACGTCCATGGCGCGTACGGCGTCTATCGCCCATCCGACGACCGACTCCGTCTCCGGGCGCGGCACGAAGACGCCGGGGCCCACCCGGAGCTCCAGGTAGCGGAAGAACGCCCGGCCGGTGATGTGCTGGAGCGGCTCGCGGGCCTCGCGGCGTGCCACGGCCTCCCAGTAGCGGGCGTCGAAGTCGGCGTCCTTGACGTTGTGGAGCTCGCCGCGCTTGACGCCGTGGACGAACGCGGCGAGCTCTTCCGCGTCGAAGCGCGGCGACGGCACGCCGGCGTCGGCCAGGCGCTGGGTGGCCTGGGCGACCTCCGCCAGCAGCAGGCTGCGGGGGCTCGGGGTCCTCCCCCCGAAATTCTGCTGCACGCTGGTCCTCCGGGCTGCTGGGTCGTACGGGCGGGGTTACGGGAAGGGGCTCACGCGGCGGAGAGCTTCGCGGCCGCGTCGGCGTCGACGCACGCCTGGATCACGGCGTCCAGGTCCCCGTCGAGCACCTGGTCCAGGTTGTAGGCCTTGAAGCCGACGCGGTGGTCCGAGATGCGGTTCTCGGGGTAGTTGTACGTGCGGATCTTCTCCGACCGGTCGACCGTGCGGACCTGGCTGCGGCGGGCGTCCGCGGCGTTGCGCTCGGCCTCCTCCTGCGCCGCGGCGAGGAGCCGGGAGCGGAGGATGCGCATGGCCTGCTCCTTGTTCTGGAGCTGGCTCTTCTCGTTCTGGCAGGAGGCGACGACACCGGTCGGCAGGTGGGTGATGCGGACGGCGGAGTCGGTGGTGTTGACGGACTGGCCGCCGGGCCCGGAGGACCGGTAGACGTCGATCCGCAGGTCGTTGGGGTTGATCTCGACCTCGACCTCCTCGGCCTCGGGCGTGACCAGGACGCCCGCGGCGGAGGTGTGGATGCGGCCCTGCGACTCGGTGGCGGGCACGCGCTGCACGCGGTGCACCCCGCCCTCGTACTTCAACCGCGCCCAGACGCCCTGGCCGGGCTCGGTCGCGCCGTTGCCGCCCTTGGTCTTCACGGCGACCTGGACGTCCTTGTAGCCGCCCAGCTCGGACTCGGTGGCGTCGATGATCTCGGTCTTCCAGCCGACGCGCTCGGCGTACCGCAGGTACATCCGCAGGAGGTCGCCGGCGAAGAGGGCGGACTCGTCGCCGCCCGCGCCCGCCTTGATCTCCAGGATGACGTCCTTGTCGTCGCTGGGGTCGCGCGGGACGAGCAGCAGCCGCAGCCTGTCGGTGAGTTCCTCGCGGCGCTTCTCCAGCTCCTTGGCCTCGGCGGCGAAGTCCGGGTCGGCGGCGGCGAACTCGCGGGCGGTCTCGATGTCCTCGCCGGTCTGCTTCCAGGAGCGGTACGCCGCGACGATCGGGGTCAGCTCGGCGTAGCGCTTGTTGAGCCTGCGCGCGTTGGCCTGGTCGGCGTGGACCGAAGGGTCGGCGAGCTTCTTCTCGAGGTCGGCGTGCTCGCCGACCAGTTCCTCGACCGCCTCGAACATCGGGGGCTCCTGGAGTGGGGTGTGGGCAAGGGGCTGCGGGCGACGGGAGGGCCGGGGAAGCCGGCCCCCCCGACCAAAAAGCCGGCCCCGGCCGTCCGAGGGACGGCCGGAGACCGGCGGTACGGCTCGCTACTTCTTGGAGCCGGCAGCCTTGCCGAAGCGGGCCTCGAAGCGGGCCACGCGGCCACCGGTGTCGAGGATCTTCTGCTTGCCCGTGTAGAACGGGTGGCACTCGGAGCAGACCTCGGCACGGATGGCGCCGCCGTCGATCGTGCTGCGGGTGGTGAACGACGCGCCGCAGGTGCAGCTGACCTGGGTCTCGACGTACTCGGGGTGGATGTCGCGCTTCAAGGTGTCTCCTAGTTTCGGGAGGGCTCCGGGTCGCCTCCGCGGGATGCGGGTGCGTGAACCGGGGCCGACGTACCAGTCTGCCAGGACCGGCCGTATCTCCCAAAACCGGGGTGGGGCCGCGGCTATTCCCCCGTTTTCACCGGATCACGTCCCCGCCCCCGGCCGCGGCGGCGTCCCGGACGGCGGAGGCCGGTACCGGCAGGTCCTGGCGCAGCGCCTGCCAGACCTGCTGGGCCCGGTCCTCCACGGGGACGACGCGGTTGGGGTCGGCCGGGTCGTACCGGACCGGCATCGTGACCAGGTGGATGTCGTCGGAGCCGAGGCCGGACAGGCCGCGGGCGAGGCCGGCGAGTTCCCCGACGCCGTCCAGCCCGGAGTCCGGGGTGATCGCCTTGGTGGCGGTGTCGGCGAGGCCCCAGAGCTTCCGCGGGTCGCTGAGGACGCCGACGCGCTCGACCTGGTCGACGAGGGCCCTGAGGAACTCCTGCTGGAGCCGGATGCGGCCGAGGTCGCTCTGGTCGCCGACGCCCTTGCGGGTGCGGACGAGGCCGAGGGCCTGCTCGCCGTCGAGGGTGTGGGTGCCGGCGGGGAGGGTGAGGTGGCTGTCGTCGTCCTCGATGGGCCGGGTGGTGGTCACCCGGACCCCGCCCAGTTCGTCGACGAGCTTCTTGAAGCCGGTGAAGTCGACCTCGACGTAGTGGTCCATGCGGATGCCCGACATCCGCTCGACGGTCTTCACGGCGCAGGCGGGGCCGCCCACCTCGTAGGCGGTGTTGAACATCGCCCGGTACGCGGCGGGCTCGCCGCGGCCGTCGCG
It includes:
- the glyA gene encoding serine hydroxymethyltransferase, producing MPLTAGAGRTLDGAYGPDADALRRQDPEIADVLAGEARRQEDGLQLIAAENFTSPAVLAALGSRLANKYAEGYPGRRHHGGCEYADAAERLAVERACALFGAEHANVQAHSGSSAVLAAYAALLRPGDTVLAMDLAHGGHLTHGSPANFSGRWFDFVPYGVDAESGLVDHRQVRVLARRHRPKAIVCGSVSYPRHPDHAEFRDIADEVGAALIVDAAHPAGLVAGGAAPNPVPYADVVCATTHKVLRGPRGGLLLCGADLAERIDRAVFPFTQGGPQMHTVAAKAVAFGEAATPAFRAYAHRVVANARLLAALLGGLGLAVTTGGTDTHLITADPAPLGVDGRTARARLAAAGLVVDTCALPHEDGRGIRLGTAAVTTQGMGAAEMEQVARLFAEALREGADTGAVRARTRELAGRFLPYRG
- a CDS encoding L-threonylcarbamoyladenylate synthase produces the protein MARRYDCNDATDRSTGLREAASAVRRGELVVLPTDTVYGIGADAFSPEAVADLLDAKGRGRNMPTPVLIGSPNTLHGLVTDFSEQAWELVDAFWPGALTLVARHQPSLQWDLGDTRGTVAIRMPLHPVAIELLTDVGPMAVSSANLTGHPAPEDCDAAQGMLGDSVSVYLDGGPTPGIVPSSIVDVTRDVPVLLRAGALSADELRKVVPDLEVAS
- the prmC gene encoding peptide chain release factor N(5)-glutamine methyltransferase, which encodes MQQNFGGRTPSPRSLLLAEVAQATQRLADAGVPSPRFDAEELAAFVHGVKRGELHNVKDADFDARYWEAVARREAREPLQHITGRAFFRYLELRVGPGVFVPRPETESVVGWAIDAVRAMDVVEPLVVDLCSGSGAIALAIAQEVPRSRVHAVELSEDALVWTRRNAEGSRVAVHHGDALTALPELDGQVDLVISNPPYIPLTEWEYVAPEARDHDPDMALFSGEDGLDVIRGIERTAHRLLRPGGLVVVEHADTQGGQVPWIFNEEAGWTDAADHPDLNNRPRFATARKATP
- the prfA gene encoding peptide chain release factor 1; its protein translation is MFEAVEELVGEHADLEKKLADPSVHADQANARRLNKRYAELTPIVAAYRSWKQTGEDIETAREFAAADPDFAAEAKELEKRREELTDRLRLLLVPRDPSDDKDVILEIKAGAGGDESALFAGDLLRMYLRYAERVGWKTEIIDATESELGGYKDVQVAVKTKGGNGATEPGQGVWARLKYEGGVHRVQRVPATESQGRIHTSAAGVLVTPEAEEVEVEINPNDLRIDVYRSSGPGGQSVNTTDSAVRITHLPTGVVASCQNEKSQLQNKEQAMRILRSRLLAAAQEEAERNAADARRSQVRTVDRSEKIRTYNYPENRISDHRVGFKAYNLDQVLDGDLDAVIQACVDADAAAKLSAA
- the rpmE gene encoding 50S ribosomal protein L31 codes for the protein MKRDIHPEYVETQVSCTCGASFTTRSTIDGGAIRAEVCSECHPFYTGKQKILDTGGRVARFEARFGKAAGSKK
- a CDS encoding LCP family protein gives rise to the protein MDEQGTGGIPAGRGRGATAARRGLAAIAWAALVLALLGAGGAGFAYLRLDANIEGVDIDTRLGDDRPDDVDDGSLDILVLGSDSRSGANGAYGRDKGTARSDTAMVVHLHQGRRKASVVSIPRDTLITRPECTRRDGRGEPAAYRAMFNTAYEVGGPACAVKTVERMSGIRMDHYVEVDFTGFKKLVDELGGVRVTTTRPIEDDDSHLTLPAGTHTLDGEQALGLVRTRKGVGDQSDLGRIRLQQEFLRALVDQVERVGVLSDPRKLWGLADTATKAITPDSGLDGVGELAGLARGLSGLGSDDIHLVTMPVRYDPADPNRVVPVEDRAQQVWQALRQDLPVPASAVRDAAAAGGGDVIR